In Pedobacter sp. W3I1, one DNA window encodes the following:
- a CDS encoding aldose epimerase family protein, with protein sequence MKLKSLTSLGVLAVIGFASCQSGTKKSSSADSLKGDSVAVIKLVADSFKKEIDGKQTALYTLKNKNNAEAIFTNYGGRLVSLLVPNKDGKLVDVVVGFKSVSDYEKSTEPYFGATIGRYGNRIAKGKFTLEGKTYSLFTNNGQNTLHGGKKGYQYVVWDASQPNANTLVLHYLSKDGDENFPGNLDVKVTYTLTDDNELKMDYEAKTDKTTVVNLTNHAFFNLNGDGSGEILNHEVQIYADEYTPVDSTLIPTGKIEKVKGTPFDFTTATPIGARINDKNEQLTFGKGYDHNYVLNKTKAMGMFHAATVKGDKSGIVMDIYTQEPGLQFYSGNFMQSKNTFKTGAKDDFRTAIALETQHFPDSPNQPAFPSTVLKPGEVYKTSSVYKFTK encoded by the coding sequence ATGAAACTAAAATCATTAACGAGCCTGGGTGTGCTGGCTGTAATTGGCTTTGCATCCTGTCAATCCGGAACCAAAAAATCTTCATCAGCAGATAGTTTAAAAGGCGATTCAGTAGCAGTTATAAAACTTGTTGCCGATTCTTTTAAAAAGGAAATTGATGGTAAACAAACGGCATTGTACACCTTAAAGAATAAGAATAATGCAGAAGCCATTTTTACCAACTACGGTGGGCGCCTGGTTAGTTTATTGGTACCCAATAAAGATGGTAAGCTGGTTGATGTGGTAGTGGGTTTTAAGAGTGTTAGTGATTATGAAAAATCAACCGAACCCTATTTTGGCGCAACCATTGGCCGATATGGTAACCGCATAGCAAAAGGTAAGTTTACACTTGAAGGCAAAACCTATTCGCTATTTACCAATAACGGTCAGAATACACTGCATGGCGGTAAAAAAGGCTATCAATATGTAGTTTGGGATGCCAGTCAGCCCAACGCCAATACCTTAGTACTTCATTATTTATCAAAAGATGGCGACGAAAATTTTCCTGGTAATTTAGATGTTAAGGTGACTTATACGTTAACAGATGATAATGAACTGAAAATGGATTATGAGGCTAAAACAGATAAAACTACAGTTGTAAATTTAACAAATCATGCATTTTTTAATTTAAATGGCGATGGAAGCGGTGAGATTTTGAACCACGAGGTGCAGATTTATGCAGATGAATACACACCTGTTGATTCTACTTTGATCCCGACGGGAAAAATTGAAAAGGTTAAGGGAACTCCGTTCGATTTCACTACTGCAACTCCTATTGGTGCACGTATAAACGATAAAAACGAACAGTTAACTTTCGGGAAAGGTTATGACCATAATTACGTGCTGAATAAAACCAAAGCGATGGGCATGTTCCATGCGGCTACCGTTAAAGGAGATAAGTCGGGTATAGTTATGGATATTTATACGCAAGAGCCAGGCTTACAATTTTACAGCGGAAACTTTATGCAAAGTAAAAATACCTTTAAAACTGGTGCTAAAGATGATTTCAGAACAGCAATTGCATTGGAAACACAGCATTTTCCAGATTCACCAAATCAGCCTGCTTTTCCATCTACGGTTTTAAAACCTGGGGAGGTATATAAAACCAGTTCAGTTTATAAATTTACCAAAT
- the mgrA gene encoding L-glyceraldehyde 3-phosphate reductase, producing MNQTISTDRYDKMLYRRCGNSGLKLPAISLGLWHNFGHVNIFENSKNLIYTAFNNGITHFDLANNYGPPPGSAEEVFGKILHEDFKGYRDEMIISSKAGYTMWDGPYGDWGSKKYLVSSLEQSLKRMKLDYVDIFYHHRPDPETPLEETMGALSLLVQQGKALYVGISNYKAEEAAKAIKILKDNGTPCLIHQPKYSMFERWVEDGLLDVLAKNGVGCIPFSPLAQGLLTDKYLHGIPSDSRVATSGIFLKESNITPEKLAVIAKLNDVAKSRGQKLVHMALSWILKDKRITTVLIGASKPEQITDSIKALDNIDFSDTEVKLIDEILS from the coding sequence ATGAATCAAACCATTTCAACAGATCGTTACGACAAAATGCTATATCGCCGTTGTGGAAACAGTGGCTTAAAATTGCCCGCAATATCGTTGGGTTTATGGCATAATTTCGGACATGTAAACATTTTTGAAAACAGCAAAAACCTAATCTATACTGCTTTTAACAATGGAATTACCCATTTCGATTTAGCAAACAATTATGGCCCGCCTCCCGGTTCGGCTGAAGAGGTTTTCGGAAAAATCCTGCACGAAGATTTTAAGGGCTATCGTGATGAAATGATTATTTCCAGTAAAGCCGGATATACCATGTGGGATGGTCCCTACGGCGACTGGGGTTCGAAAAAATACCTGGTTTCTAGTTTAGAACAGAGCTTAAAACGTATGAAGCTCGATTATGTTGATATTTTTTACCACCACCGTCCAGATCCTGAAACTCCACTTGAAGAAACCATGGGAGCTTTAAGTCTCCTGGTTCAACAGGGAAAAGCTTTATATGTTGGTATTTCGAATTATAAGGCAGAAGAAGCCGCAAAAGCAATCAAAATTTTAAAAGATAATGGCACACCGTGTTTAATTCACCAGCCTAAATACTCGATGTTTGAACGTTGGGTGGAAGATGGTTTACTTGATGTTTTGGCAAAAAATGGTGTAGGCTGTATTCCATTTTCGCCGTTGGCACAAGGTTTACTTACCGATAAATATTTACACGGAATTCCTTCCGATTCGAGAGTAGCTACAAGTGGTATTTTTCTGAAAGAAAGTAATATTACACCCGAGAAATTAGCTGTAATTGCCAAATTAAATGATGTTGCCAAATCTCGCGGACAAAAATTAGTACACATGGCTTTATCGTGGATCTTAAAAGATAAAAGAATTACCACCGTTTTAATTGGTGCCAGTAAACCAGAACAGATTACAGATTCAATTAAAGCTTTGGATAATATTGATTTTAGTGATACAGAAGTAAAACTGATTGACGAAATTTTAAGTTAA
- a CDS encoding IS110 family transposase, whose protein sequence is MEIIHNNSAGIDIGSRNIYISPGYSEVKVFGTFTGDFRAAASYLIEKGTQTIAMEATGSYWVILYDILVEHGFDVWLVDGRQTRQVPGRKTDVKDCQWIQQLHSYGLLNRCFVAQGELKEVRGYQRLREDHLRSASMHINHMQKAMIEMNIRLPEVLDQIQGASGISIIHAILEGERDPHRLLSLCHGSILKKKSAEILAALEGFYTERGLFALRQAYQAYQFYQMQIRECDAALNDILCKINQDKDHREAGPRKPVRHHKPQIDELGRHMLDLFGGRDATVLPGITDYSWLQIYSETGTDLERWPSEKHFTSWLGLSPGQNHSGKANKRPKKKGRPNAGQIFRLLAQSLLKSKKISFGAFGRRLKGRKGPMIAIKAVARKIAVQYWRLMVKGQEFVDQGVANYEAVMIKQKEKYLKKLALELNLQVIDPK, encoded by the coding sequence ATGGAAATTATCCACAACAACTCCGCGGGGATCGATATCGGTTCAAGGAACATCTACATCAGCCCCGGCTATTCTGAGGTAAAGGTTTTTGGCACCTTTACCGGTGATTTTAGAGCAGCAGCGTCCTACCTGATAGAAAAGGGTACCCAGACCATTGCCATGGAAGCCACCGGTTCCTATTGGGTCATCTTATATGATATCCTTGTAGAACATGGATTTGATGTATGGCTGGTTGATGGGCGCCAGACCCGCCAAGTTCCCGGCCGCAAGACCGATGTTAAGGACTGCCAGTGGATCCAGCAGCTGCATAGCTATGGTCTGCTGAACCGATGCTTTGTTGCCCAGGGCGAGCTGAAGGAAGTAAGAGGTTATCAGCGTCTACGCGAGGACCATCTGCGCAGTGCGTCCATGCATATCAACCATATGCAGAAAGCAATGATCGAAATGAACATCCGTTTGCCTGAAGTGCTCGATCAGATACAGGGTGCTAGCGGCATTTCCATTATCCATGCTATATTAGAAGGTGAACGTGATCCACACAGACTGCTTTCACTGTGCCATGGGAGTATCTTGAAAAAGAAGTCAGCCGAGATTCTGGCCGCTCTTGAAGGCTTCTATACTGAGCGCGGACTTTTTGCCCTTAGGCAGGCCTACCAGGCTTATCAGTTTTACCAGATGCAGATTAGAGAATGTGACGCTGCCCTTAACGATATACTGTGTAAGATCAATCAGGATAAAGACCATCGTGAAGCTGGGCCACGCAAACCGGTACGGCACCATAAGCCACAGATTGATGAACTCGGCAGACACATGCTGGATCTGTTCGGAGGCAGGGATGCAACGGTACTGCCAGGTATTACCGATTATTCATGGCTGCAGATCTACAGCGAAACAGGAACAGACCTTGAGCGTTGGCCTTCTGAAAAACATTTCACGAGCTGGCTCGGGCTTTCTCCTGGCCAGAACCATTCGGGAAAAGCCAATAAAAGGCCTAAGAAAAAAGGACGTCCCAACGCAGGCCAGATATTCAGGCTATTGGCCCAGAGCCTACTAAAGAGCAAGAAGATTTCATTTGGGGCCTTTGGACGAAGACTTAAGGGACGCAAGGGCCCAATGATTGCGATAAAGGCCGTAGCCCGAAAAATCGCTGTACAGTACTGGAGGTTGATGGTTAAAGGGCAGGAGTTTGTTGATCAGGGCGTAGCTAATTACGAAGCGGTAATGATCAAACAAAAAGAAAAATACCTAAAAAAGCTAGCGCTGGAACTGAATTTACAAGTAATAGATCCTAAATGA
- a CDS encoding cation diffusion facilitator family transporter → MARANNSIYSALAANLLIAVTKFIAGAFTNSSSMIAEGIHSTVDTSNQLLLLYGLKRSVKPPDKSRPFGYGKELYFWSFIVSIMIFGLGGVVSISQGIAHIRHPEVLGNPTWNYVVLILSFLFEGASLLIAMKEFNKTRKGLPWWKAIIKSKDPSGFLVLFEDGAAVLGLLIVFIFMVLSHNLNMPFLDGLASVLVGTLLIFVSFILARESRSLLMGEGLTPETQQKIKELAESDRDVITVTSILSQYQSPKEVLLVLILTFNAELNTTDLTNAIDRLRDKIKSEYNVIKFVIIQPQSVDVTESDFSKDIHLE, encoded by the coding sequence ATGGCAAGAGCCAACAATTCCATTTATAGCGCTTTAGCGGCAAACCTATTAATTGCAGTAACCAAATTTATTGCCGGAGCTTTTACCAACAGTTCATCCATGATTGCCGAAGGTATTCACTCTACCGTTGATACAAGCAACCAATTACTCTTGCTTTACGGATTAAAAAGAAGTGTTAAACCACCTGATAAATCCCGTCCTTTTGGTTATGGTAAGGAGTTGTATTTCTGGTCGTTTATCGTATCCATCATGATTTTTGGTTTAGGTGGCGTGGTTTCTATTTCGCAGGGTATTGCACATATCCGTCACCCTGAGGTTTTGGGCAACCCTACATGGAATTATGTGGTATTGATCTTATCCTTCTTGTTCGAAGGTGCCTCGCTCCTCATCGCCATGAAAGAGTTTAACAAAACAAGGAAAGGTTTACCCTGGTGGAAAGCCATTATTAAAAGTAAAGATCCATCTGGTTTTTTAGTGCTGTTTGAAGATGGTGCAGCCGTTTTAGGGTTGTTAATCGTTTTTATTTTTATGGTGCTGAGCCATAACTTAAATATGCCATTTCTTGACGGATTGGCCTCCGTTCTGGTAGGTACTTTGCTTATTTTTGTTTCATTTATACTGGCCAGAGAAAGCCGTAGTTTATTGATGGGCGAAGGTTTAACGCCCGAAACACAACAAAAGATTAAAGAATTGGCCGAAAGTGACCGGGATGTGATTACAGTAACGAGTATCCTTTCTCAATATCAATCGCCAAAAGAGGTATTATTGGTACTTATACTCACCTTTAATGCGGAATTAAACACGACAGACCTCACCAATGCCATTGACCGGCTGAGGGATAAAATAAAATCAGAATATAATGTGATTAAATTTGTGATTATCCAGCCACAATCTGTAGATGTTACCGAAAGTGATTTTAGTAAAGATATCCATTTAGAATAA
- a CDS encoding DUF3095 domain-containing protein, whose product MQHSEDHFYSNLPIHKMPLHKLLIQNRLFEKVLASWCVIITDIKRSTAAVNSGLHENVNLIATGSIVAVLNIAFKANISVPFFFGGDGATFIVPPSIVDDVMKSLLKYKDNTLRNFNLDLRTGIMPVKEIYKQGHSLKICRFNSAETFSIPIVLGDGLAYAEQIIKGEHYRLTGHNTAGDEIDLSGMQCRWDKIEPPENGDEIVTLIVIASEIEQQATVFSKVIHHLDQVYGSPEKRQPISVSKLIFKTSFNSLGKEMKHRIGKIKLFELIKSWLINIYGYIYFRTERGKKYLKQLVEMSDTLVIDGRINTVITGTAQQRLTLQNELDQLEKDDEILYALYVSGESIMSCYVRDLEDDHIHFVDGADGGYTQAAGILKQKIRNKLTKAV is encoded by the coding sequence ATGCAACATAGCGAAGACCATTTCTATTCCAATTTGCCCATTCATAAAATGCCACTGCATAAATTATTGATTCAAAATCGGTTATTTGAAAAAGTGCTTGCCAGCTGGTGTGTAATCATTACCGATATCAAGCGTTCAACAGCTGCCGTAAATTCAGGTTTACACGAAAATGTTAACCTTATTGCTACGGGAAGTATTGTTGCCGTGCTCAACATTGCATTTAAAGCAAATATTTCAGTACCATTCTTCTTTGGTGGCGATGGAGCCACATTTATTGTTCCGCCCAGTATTGTAGATGATGTAATGAAATCGCTGTTAAAATACAAGGATAACACCTTACGGAATTTTAACCTCGATTTAAGGACTGGGATTATGCCAGTTAAAGAAATTTACAAACAAGGCCATAGCCTTAAGATTTGTAGATTTAACAGCGCAGAAACATTTTCTATACCCATTGTTTTGGGAGATGGCCTGGCTTATGCCGAACAAATTATAAAAGGAGAGCATTACCGGTTAACTGGTCATAATACTGCAGGCGATGAAATCGATTTAAGTGGGATGCAATGTCGTTGGGACAAGATTGAACCACCTGAAAACGGTGATGAGATAGTTACACTGATTGTTATCGCTTCAGAAATAGAACAACAGGCAACAGTGTTCAGCAAAGTGATCCATCACCTCGATCAAGTTTATGGAAGTCCAGAAAAACGTCAGCCAATTTCAGTTTCTAAATTGATTTTTAAAACCAGCTTCAACAGTTTAGGGAAGGAGATGAAACACCGAATTGGCAAGATTAAACTTTTTGAACTGATTAAATCTTGGCTCATCAATATTTATGGATATATCTATTTCCGAACGGAGCGTGGTAAAAAATACCTTAAACAGCTTGTAGAAATGTCGGATACGTTAGTGATAGACGGAAGGATAAATACTGTTATTACCGGGACTGCACAGCAACGATTAACCTTACAGAACGAGCTCGATCAGCTCGAAAAGGATGATGAAATTTTATATGCCCTATATGTAAGTGGCGAATCTATCATGTCTTGTTACGTTAGGGATCTGGAAGATGATCACATTCATTTTGTTGATGGAGCCGATGGAGGATATACCCAGGCCGCAGGAATACTTAAACAAAAAATCCGTAATAAATTAACTAAAGCAGTATAG
- a CDS encoding TonB-dependent receptor, translating to MNKKITLLLNFIAFFLFLAGNTMAQSKNGSVSGSIKTSDGNPAAYVNVGLKNTGKTTQTDEKGNFTIKNITPGTYSIKTSAIGVSAQEKSVTVIAGQTVNTDFSIAESSSQLDEVAINGYKTPNRKPASLGKIAIAPMDLPQAVQIIGNQVITDQQANRLSDVLKNVNGVAFAENRGSVSGETFFARGYNLGANNVFKNGSRATSGGMPETSTLESVEVLKGSAALLYGGVSGGAVVNLVTKKPKFENGGEVSMRTGSYSMYKPTADIYGPITNNLAFRLIGTYEDAASFRNSVTSNRIYVNPSLLYKIGQKTDILLQGDYLKSNMTPDFGIGTVENQIADIGRKAFVNAPWAYNKTNTATSQLSVNHKFNDNWKLNVLANLQSYNRNYFSAERPFADTKIANPLPYGFALRNITRSKTREFTYNEQINLNGYFKTGSISHTLLVGADADQSRTTSGGFTYGNNNAATFNYGTVNLLDPSTYFGSGIEPNVNVVSEVFAPLYRMGTFVQDLVSITDKFKVLAGIRYTFQKTPRTVTTNLATGVQTLSVNSLDKSKVESAFTPKFGLIYQPLKTTSVYASYSSNFVQNTGTDINLAPLDPSTLQQYEAGVKNDLFKGRLSVNLTWYRIANDKFAQQALINAQGAPNGDTNIKELNGKSLSDGLELDITGTIVKGLNFIAGYSYNFIRYTETRDRTVLKVAAPTQANPNATRDVIVGGIIEGQRLVGSTKNTANGTLFYTFQDGSVKGLKLGASAYYTGARNGGYNDTKVQTYSRLIPLSAFTTFDLSAGYNWKKLSLLAKVSNLTNELNYFVHENYSVNPIAPRQFVTTLSYKF from the coding sequence ATGAATAAAAAAATTACCCTTCTTTTAAATTTTATAGCTTTTTTCCTGTTTTTAGCAGGAAACACAATGGCACAAAGCAAAAATGGATCTGTTTCTGGTTCTATTAAAACCAGCGATGGCAATCCGGCTGCTTATGTAAATGTTGGTTTAAAAAACACAGGTAAAACTACACAAACAGATGAGAAAGGTAACTTTACCATCAAAAATATAACGCCTGGCACCTATTCCATTAAAACATCTGCTATTGGTGTTTCTGCTCAGGAAAAATCGGTTACTGTTATTGCAGGTCAGACTGTAAACACAGATTTCTCCATTGCTGAATCTTCTTCACAATTAGATGAAGTAGCCATTAATGGTTACAAAACGCCAAACAGAAAACCGGCTAGTCTGGGTAAAATTGCCATTGCTCCTATGGATCTTCCACAGGCTGTGCAGATTATCGGCAATCAAGTTATTACAGATCAACAAGCCAACCGCTTAAGTGATGTGCTTAAAAATGTAAACGGTGTAGCTTTCGCAGAAAATCGTGGCTCAGTAAGTGGCGAAACTTTTTTTGCTCGCGGTTATAATTTAGGTGCTAATAATGTTTTCAAAAATGGATCACGTGCTACCAGTGGTGGTATGCCCGAAACTAGTACTTTAGAATCGGTAGAGGTTTTAAAAGGAAGTGCTGCATTACTTTATGGCGGTGTAAGCGGTGGAGCTGTAGTAAATTTGGTTACAAAGAAACCTAAATTCGAAAATGGTGGCGAAGTATCAATGCGTACAGGCAGTTATAGTATGTACAAACCAACGGCCGACATTTATGGTCCGATTACAAATAACCTCGCTTTCCGTTTAATCGGAACCTACGAAGATGCTGCAAGTTTTAGAAACAGTGTAACTTCAAATAGAATTTATGTAAATCCATCTTTGCTTTATAAAATTGGCCAGAAAACGGATATCTTATTACAAGGAGATTATTTGAAAAGCAACATGACACCAGATTTTGGTATAGGTACCGTGGAAAACCAAATTGCCGACATCGGCCGTAAAGCTTTTGTAAATGCACCTTGGGCATACAACAAAACAAATACCGCTACTTCGCAATTAAGTGTTAACCATAAATTTAATGATAACTGGAAATTGAACGTATTAGCTAATCTGCAATCTTACAACCGTAATTATTTCAGTGCAGAGCGTCCGTTTGCAGATACCAAAATAGCAAATCCGCTTCCTTATGGTTTTGCTTTACGTAACATTACCCGCTCCAAAACAAGAGAATTTACATATAACGAACAGATTAACTTAAACGGTTATTTTAAAACCGGAAGCATAAGCCACACTTTATTGGTTGGTGCTGATGCTGATCAATCGCGTACCACTAGTGGTGGATTTACTTATGGCAATAATAACGCTGCTACTTTTAACTATGGCACCGTAAACCTCCTTGATCCATCAACTTATTTTGGATCGGGTATTGAACCGAATGTGAACGTAGTTTCTGAAGTTTTTGCACCATTGTACCGCATGGGCACTTTTGTTCAGGATTTAGTTTCGATTACTGATAAATTTAAAGTACTTGCCGGGATTCGTTATACTTTCCAGAAAACACCTAGAACAGTTACTACAAACTTAGCCACAGGTGTACAAACCTTAAGTGTTAATAGCTTAGATAAATCAAAAGTAGAAAGTGCATTTACACCGAAATTTGGATTGATCTACCAACCGTTAAAAACAACATCGGTTTATGCTAGTTATTCGAGCAATTTTGTTCAGAATACCGGAACCGATATAAATTTAGCGCCATTAGATCCATCAACATTGCAACAGTATGAAGCTGGCGTTAAAAACGATTTATTTAAAGGCAGATTATCGGTTAACTTAACCTGGTACAGGATTGCGAATGATAAATTTGCACAACAAGCTCTTATCAATGCACAAGGAGCACCAAACGGTGATACGAATATTAAAGAGCTTAATGGAAAATCATTAAGTGATGGTTTAGAACTTGATATTACTGGTACAATTGTAAAGGGCTTAAACTTTATTGCTGGTTATAGCTACAACTTTATCCGTTATACAGAAACCCGTGACAGAACAGTTTTAAAAGTGGCTGCACCAACTCAAGCCAATCCTAATGCAACTAGAGATGTTATCGTAGGTGGTATAATAGAAGGGCAACGATTGGTTGGTTCTACAAAAAATACAGCCAATGGCACCTTATTTTATACCTTCCAGGATGGAAGCGTTAAAGGCTTAAAGCTTGGTGCCTCTGCTTACTATACTGGAGCCCGTAACGGTGGTTATAACGACACTAAAGTTCAAACCTATAGTAGATTAATTCCATTAAGCGCATTCACCACATTCGACCTCTCTGCTGGTTATAATTGGAAAAAACTTTCATTATTAGCTAAAGTTTCGAACCTTACCAATGAGTTGAATTATTTCGTTCACGAAAACTATAGCGTAAACCCTATTGCTCCACGCCAGTTTGTAACTACATTATCTTATAAATTCTAA
- a CDS encoding Dabb family protein: MIAHHVLFWLKADTTDEQKIAFRNSLQTLENIEVVKTFHIGIPAPIERAVVDTTYTFSLLLLFEDLAAHDVYQVHPLHKAFLDEFRVYFEKVVIYDAE; this comes from the coding sequence ATGATCGCACACCACGTTTTATTCTGGCTAAAAGCCGATACCACCGATGAGCAGAAAATTGCTTTTCGCAATAGCTTACAAACATTAGAAAACATTGAAGTTGTTAAAACTTTTCACATTGGCATACCAGCACCAATTGAGCGTGCTGTTGTAGATACTACTTATACATTTAGCCTCCTCCTGTTATTTGAAGATTTAGCTGCACATGATGTTTATCAGGTTCACCCATTGCATAAAGCTTTCCTGGACGAATTCAGGGTTTACTTCGAAAAGGTTGTAATTTACGACGCAGAATAA